In Intestinibacillus sp. Marseille-P6563, a single genomic region encodes these proteins:
- a CDS encoding aminopeptidase, with the protein MTSEELFYQKKPAFDRLDAEKVQQYAEGYKLFLDRGKTERDAVNTIVNIAHEAGFQPYKRGMELKPGDRIYRINREKAVILAVIGQESLQNGIALTAAHLDAPRIDIRTVPLYEQEGMAFFKTHYYGGIKKYQWTAIPLELRGVVCVVRDGKMLKFRVDIGSDPEDPKFVITDLLPHLASKQMQEKMVDGIKAENMNILIGSQPSNTEDKDCKDKIKLAILEYLNRKYGMREIDFLSAELSCVPAFNACDIGFDRSMVGAYGHDDRVCCYPAATALIALDETPRRTAVCLLVDKEEIGSEGVTGMQSRFFDTFMADLCRTQDVYPEVCYENSTCLSTDVCNAYDPNYADVSEARNDGRLNCGFALMKYSGARGKSGTSDANAELMAQVRLILENAGVPWQTSQLGRVDQGGGGTVAMYLANRNIDTVDAGVPVLSMHAPFEVISKVDLYSAFLGMGAFYKA; encoded by the coding sequence ATGACTTCCGAAGAACTGTTTTATCAAAAGAAACCGGCGTTTGACCGACTGGACGCCGAGAAAGTGCAGCAGTATGCCGAAGGGTATAAGCTGTTCCTGGACCGCGGCAAGACCGAGCGGGACGCAGTCAATACCATTGTGAACATCGCGCACGAAGCCGGCTTCCAGCCCTATAAGCGCGGCATGGAACTCAAACCCGGCGATCGTATTTACCGCATCAACCGGGAAAAGGCGGTCATCCTGGCGGTCATCGGCCAGGAGAGCCTGCAAAATGGCATTGCGCTGACCGCGGCCCATCTGGATGCACCGCGCATCGACATCCGCACCGTGCCGCTCTATGAGCAGGAAGGCATGGCGTTCTTCAAGACTCACTATTACGGCGGCATCAAGAAATACCAGTGGACGGCGATCCCGCTCGAGCTGCGGGGCGTGGTCTGCGTGGTGCGCGACGGCAAGATGCTCAAATTCCGGGTGGATATTGGCTCCGACCCGGAGGACCCCAAATTCGTCATCACCGACCTGCTGCCCCATCTGGCCAGCAAGCAGATGCAGGAAAAGATGGTGGACGGCATCAAGGCCGAAAATATGAACATCTTGATCGGTTCCCAGCCGTCTAATACCGAGGACAAGGACTGCAAGGACAAGATCAAACTGGCCATTCTGGAATACCTCAACCGCAAATACGGCATGCGGGAAATCGATTTCCTGTCGGCCGAGCTGTCGTGCGTGCCTGCGTTCAACGCCTGTGATATCGGCTTTGACCGCTCCATGGTGGGCGCCTATGGCCACGACGACCGCGTGTGCTGCTATCCGGCAGCAACTGCACTGATTGCGCTCGATGAAACCCCGCGCCGCACGGCGGTTTGCCTGTTGGTCGACAAGGAGGAAATCGGTTCGGAAGGCGTGACCGGTATGCAGTCGCGTTTCTTCGATACGTTTATGGCCGATTTGTGCCGTACCCAGGACGTTTATCCCGAGGTATGCTACGAAAACTCGACCTGCCTGTCCACTGATGTGTGTAATGCGTATGACCCCAATTATGCCGATGTTTCGGAAGCACGCAACGATGGCCGCCTCAACTGCGGCTTTGCGCTGATGAAATACAGCGGCGCACGCGGCAAGTCGGGTACGAGCGATGCCAATGCCGAGCTGATGGCCCAGGTGCGCCTGATTCTGGAGAATGCGGGCGTGCCGTGGCAGACCTCCCAGCTGGGCCGCGTCGACCAGGGCGGCGGCGGTACGGTCGCCATGTACCTGGCCAACCGCAACATCGACACCGTGGATGCTGGTGTGCCGGTGCTGTCCATGCACGCACCGTTCGAGGTCATCTCCAAGGTCGACCTGTACAGCGCCTTCCTGGGAATGGGTGCATTCTACAAAGCGTAA
- the coaE gene encoding dephospho-CoA kinase (Dephospho-CoA kinase (CoaE) performs the final step in coenzyme A biosynthesis.) — MKIIGLTGGSGAGKTLVSQSFVALGAGTVDADAVYRTLCDTCRSMLDGLATAFGPVLTPDGSLDRPKLASIVFADPDRLRQLNALTFPYIRAASEQRFAELQAQGKPVVLYDAPTLFQTGADALCEDVIGVIASRETRVQRIMARDGLTREAACARIDSQPDEDFYRARCRFVIQNDGSPEELQVQAQAVWQALCSV, encoded by the coding sequence ATGAAGATCATTGGACTGACCGGCGGCTCGGGCGCGGGAAAGACCTTGGTATCACAAAGCTTTGTGGCGCTCGGTGCGGGCACGGTCGATGCAGATGCGGTCTATCGTACGCTGTGTGACACCTGCCGTTCCATGCTCGACGGTCTGGCGACTGCATTTGGCCCGGTGCTGACACCGGACGGCAGCCTGGACCGCCCGAAACTGGCTTCTATCGTATTTGCCGACCCCGACCGGCTGCGGCAGCTCAACGCCCTGACTTTTCCGTATATCCGTGCCGCCTCCGAGCAGCGGTTTGCCGAGCTGCAAGCCCAGGGCAAACCGGTTGTCTTGTACGACGCCCCCACGCTGTTCCAGACTGGGGCCGACGCTTTGTGTGAGGATGTGATCGGTGTGATTGCTTCACGTGAAACACGGGTACAGCGCATCATGGCCCGGGATGGTTTGACACGCGAGGCAGCCTGTGCCCGCATCGACAGCCAGCCGGATGAGGATTTTTACCGGGCGCGCTGCCGGTTTGTCATCCAGAACGATGGCAGCCCGGAGGAGCTGCAAGTCCAGGCGCAAGCCGTCTGGCAGGCGCTTTGCAGCGTATGA
- a CDS encoding L-threonylcarbamoyladenylate synthase: MITRLLDPVKDRTAYTEAATLLRAGEVVGMPTETVYGLAANALDGKAVAKIFAAKGRPQDNPLIVHIADQKQMYDLARTVPESVEKLASRFWPGPLTMILPKADCIPDEVSAGLDTVGIRLPSHPVAQELIREAGVPLAAPSANTSGRPSTTTSSHVMEDLGGKIPAILEGGPCTVGVESTVVSLAGDKPRLLRPGGISLEQLREVLGEVEVDRALREKIGDDVRVSAPGMKYRHYAPKAPVTVVCGDPERTAAYITRHAGLDAGIICFSECAFQFEMHERRVIGSSDDVQTQARRIFDALRAFDDTNVREIWAQCPDDKGLGLAVANRLKKAAGFHVINVV, encoded by the coding sequence TTGATTACACGATTGCTCGATCCGGTCAAGGACCGGACGGCTTATACCGAGGCAGCAACGCTGCTGCGTGCGGGCGAAGTGGTCGGCATGCCGACCGAAACGGTGTATGGTCTGGCGGCCAATGCGCTTGATGGCAAAGCCGTGGCCAAGATCTTTGCAGCCAAAGGCCGCCCGCAGGACAATCCGCTCATCGTCCACATCGCCGACCAGAAGCAGATGTATGACCTGGCGCGCACGGTGCCCGAAAGCGTGGAAAAGCTCGCATCCCGCTTTTGGCCCGGCCCGCTGACCATGATTTTACCCAAGGCTGACTGCATCCCGGACGAGGTTTCCGCCGGGCTGGATACGGTCGGCATCCGCCTGCCCAGCCATCCGGTGGCGCAGGAGCTCATCCGCGAAGCCGGAGTCCCGCTGGCCGCGCCGTCGGCCAATACGTCCGGTCGGCCGTCGACCACTACGTCCAGCCATGTAATGGAAGACCTGGGCGGCAAGATTCCGGCCATTTTGGAAGGTGGCCCGTGCACCGTGGGTGTGGAATCGACCGTCGTATCCCTGGCAGGGGACAAGCCCCGCCTGCTGCGGCCGGGTGGCATTTCACTCGAACAGCTCCGTGAGGTACTGGGGGAGGTCGAAGTTGACCGCGCGCTGCGCGAAAAAATCGGGGACGATGTGCGCGTATCCGCGCCGGGCATGAAATACCGCCATTATGCGCCCAAAGCGCCGGTCACGGTCGTTTGCGGTGACCCGGAACGCACGGCGGCCTATATCACCCGGCACGCCGGACTGGATGCAGGCATCATCTGTTTTTCCGAATGTGCTTTTCAGTTTGAAATGCACGAGCGGCGGGTGATCGGTTCGTCGGACGACGTGCAGACCCAGGCGCGCCGCATCTTTGACGCGCTGCGCGCGTTTGACGATACCAATGTGCGCGAGATCTGGGCGCAATGTCCGGACGATAAGGGTTTGGGGCTGGCGGTGGCCAACCGGCTGAAAAAAGCCGCAGGCTTCCATGTCATCAATGTCGTTTAA
- a CDS encoding type II secretion system F family protein encodes MRGKKKRERLLSTDTLDEFCQDAGNYLRRGHTLNECFAAMAARATGAGEERLYLELRTGVRTGSLAAAMRKTGAFPEYMVDLIDHGEQENCLEETFTSLSSYFERERAANQSLRGRAAYPAVMAALATAILIIAAGFVLPLFADQFSALGLSFSPFARWAMRAGRWLAGVAGVLLTGAVFAGVLLWLILQNRSMHFFYSTLLARKLAAAQFTAALALFCRCGKEDRDTVRLAAFLTKHPEIDQAAAQMQNDLAEGASLPQALAQSGLVSGVALSRLRSAGRPAFILDEAAARLAIDTATRMDRLLVRLEPIIVLALSASAGAILLSVMLPLLGGLAAMA; translated from the coding sequence ATGCGGGGGAAAAAAAAGCGGGAACGGCTGCTATCGACCGATACCTTGGACGAATTCTGCCAGGATGCCGGCAATTACCTGCGGCGCGGGCATACCCTGAATGAATGCTTTGCCGCCATGGCCGCGCGCGCGACCGGCGCGGGCGAAGAACGACTGTATCTGGAGCTTCGTACCGGTGTGCGCACCGGTTCGCTGGCAGCCGCCATGCGCAAGACCGGCGCCTTTCCCGAATATATGGTCGACCTGATCGACCATGGCGAACAGGAAAACTGTCTGGAAGAAACCTTCACCAGTCTGTCGTCCTATTTTGAACGCGAACGGGCGGCCAACCAGAGTTTGCGCGGCCGGGCGGCCTATCCGGCCGTCATGGCAGCCCTGGCGACCGCCATCCTCATCATTGCAGCCGGGTTCGTGCTGCCGCTGTTTGCCGATCAGTTTTCCGCGTTGGGACTTTCGTTCTCCCCCTTTGCCCGCTGGGCCATGCGGGCCGGCCGCTGGCTGGCCGGTGTGGCTGGGGTGCTGCTGACCGGTGCGGTCTTTGCCGGGGTGCTGCTCTGGCTCATCCTGCAAAACCGCAGCATGCATTTCTTCTATTCGACCCTGCTCGCCCGCAAGCTGGCCGCCGCGCAGTTTACCGCTGCGCTGGCCCTGTTCTGCCGCTGCGGCAAGGAGGACCGCGATACGGTCCGGCTGGCGGCCTTTCTGACCAAGCACCCGGAAATCGACCAGGCAGCGGCCCAGATGCAAAACGATCTGGCCGAAGGCGCTTCCCTGCCCCAGGCGCTGGCCCAAAGCGGTCTGGTGTCAGGCGTTGCGCTCAGCCGCCTGCGCTCGGCTGGACGGCCGGCCTTTATCTTGGATGAGGCGGCGGCCCGTCTGGCGATCGATACCGCCACCCGCATGGACCGTTTGCTGGTGCGGCTCGAACCCATCATCGTGCTGGCGCTGAGTGCTTCGGCGGGTGCGATCTTATTGTCGGTCATGCTGCCGCTGCTCGGCGGTCTGGCCGCTATGGCGTGA
- a CDS encoding ClpP family protease, whose amino-acid sequence MCEQQNSISDNETPERDSITQTGSITARSSRGTIHCITIVGQIEGHMEAPQQTKTTKYEHIIPQITAVEEADDIDGLLVLLNTVGGDVEAGLAIAELIAGMRKPTVSLVLGGGHSIGVPLAVAAKQSFIAPSAAMTIHPVRMSGTVIASPQTYAYFRSIQERITAFVTAHSHIDPAVFERLMMATDQMSADVGTVVGGQEAVDHGLIDAVGSLSDALSALHQMIGPRDTQ is encoded by the coding sequence ATGTGTGAGCAGCAAAATTCCATCTCCGACAACGAAACGCCCGAGCGGGACAGCATTACGCAGACCGGTTCGATCACCGCGCGTTCCTCGCGCGGCACGATCCACTGCATCACCATCGTAGGCCAGATCGAGGGGCACATGGAAGCGCCCCAACAGACCAAAACCACCAAATATGAGCATATCATTCCCCAGATCACCGCCGTAGAAGAGGCCGACGACATCGACGGCCTGCTGGTGCTGCTCAACACCGTGGGCGGCGATGTGGAGGCCGGTCTGGCCATTGCTGAGCTGATTGCCGGCATGCGCAAACCCACGGTATCGCTGGTGCTTGGCGGCGGGCATTCGATCGGTGTTCCGCTGGCCGTTGCGGCCAAGCAGTCCTTCATTGCCCCCAGCGCGGCCATGACCATCCATCCGGTGCGCATGAGTGGAACGGTCATCGCCTCTCCCCAGACGTATGCTTATTTCCGGTCCATTCAGGAACGCATCACCGCCTTTGTCACCGCGCATTCGCACATCGATCCGGCGGTGTTCGAACGGCTGATGATGGCCACCGACCAGATGTCGGCCGATGTCGGCACGGTCGTCGGCGGGCAGGAAGCCGTCGATCATGGGCTGATCGATGCGGTTGGCAGCCTGTCCGATGCTTTGAGCGCCCTGCATCAAATGATCGGGCCGCGTGACACCCAATAA
- a CDS encoding mannitol dehydrogenase family protein, which translates to MKLTLESLRNNLSWKGYRLPSYDIEAARQTTHDAPTWLHFGAGSLFRAFPAALAQRLLTAGLSKTGVICCEGYDEELIDRVYRANDNLSIIATLYADGHIQKEVIASVTESLKMSEDMDRLTEIFCAPSLQMVTMTITEKGYTIRDNERNFVPDFAWDASVGPKAAAASFFGRLASLCLARLHAGAPAFALVSLDNCQNNGIRLRRAMTDMADAWLEGEFITDTEHDWLVNSISYPLSMIDKITPRPDARVTEQLEADGLEGIRPFMTEKGTYAAAFVNTERPQYLLIEDNFPNGHPPLEQLGIIFTNRKIVDRSARMKACTCLNPMDTALGVYGCMLGYKTIHDEMHDPQLVKLITRMSVDEAMPMVEDPGVINPVEFLHEVLRERYPNPFLPDTPQRTATDTSQKLSTRFGQTLYAYYNSPVPMHRVSNLTYIPLVLAGWLRYLLGVDDQGQPFDRSPDPMLPYLDNLLEGIELGGEPAKEKQLYPLLSNKSIFGANLYEVGLADRVTDMFAELTRGPGAIRTTLIKYCGE; encoded by the coding sequence ATGAAACTCACATTGGAAAGTTTGCGCAATAACCTCTCCTGGAAGGGGTATCGCCTGCCATCCTATGATATTGAAGCTGCACGGCAAACGACCCACGACGCCCCCACCTGGCTGCATTTTGGTGCGGGCAGCCTGTTCCGTGCCTTCCCGGCTGCTTTGGCACAGCGCCTGCTGACCGCTGGCCTGTCCAAGACCGGCGTCATCTGCTGCGAAGGCTATGATGAAGAACTGATCGACCGCGTCTATCGCGCCAACGACAATCTGTCCATCATCGCGACCCTGTATGCCGATGGCCATATCCAGAAAGAAGTCATCGCTTCGGTCACCGAAAGCCTCAAGATGAGCGAGGATATGGACCGTTTGACCGAGATCTTCTGCGCACCCAGCCTGCAAATGGTCACCATGACCATCACCGAAAAGGGCTACACCATCCGCGACAATGAGCGCAATTTTGTGCCCGATTTCGCCTGGGATGCTTCGGTCGGCCCCAAAGCCGCGGCGGCATCCTTCTTTGGCCGCCTGGCATCGTTGTGCCTTGCGCGCTTGCACGCTGGCGCCCCGGCGTTTGCGCTGGTTTCGCTGGACAACTGCCAGAATAACGGTATCCGTCTGCGCCGTGCCATGACTGATATGGCAGACGCTTGGCTGGAAGGCGAATTCATCACCGATACCGAACACGACTGGCTGGTAAACTCTATCTCCTACCCGCTGTCCATGATCGATAAGATCACGCCCCGCCCGGATGCGCGTGTCACCGAGCAGCTGGAAGCCGACGGTTTGGAAGGCATCCGCCCGTTTATGACCGAAAAAGGCACCTATGCGGCCGCGTTCGTCAACACCGAGCGTCCGCAGTACCTGCTCATTGAGGACAATTTCCCGAACGGCCATCCGCCGCTTGAGCAGCTGGGCATCATCTTCACCAACCGCAAGATCGTAGACCGGTCGGCTCGTATGAAGGCTTGCACCTGCCTGAACCCCATGGATACCGCGCTGGGCGTTTATGGCTGCATGCTCGGCTACAAGACCATCCACGATGAGATGCACGACCCGCAGCTGGTCAAGCTCATCACCCGCATGAGCGTTGACGAAGCGATGCCCATGGTCGAAGACCCGGGCGTTATCAATCCGGTCGAATTCCTTCACGAAGTGCTGCGCGAGCGCTATCCCAACCCCTTCCTGCCCGATACGCCCCAGCGTACGGCGACCGATACCTCGCAAAAGCTGTCTACCCGTTTTGGCCAGACGCTGTATGCGTACTACAATTCGCCGGTACCCATGCACCGCGTTTCCAACCTGACCTATATCCCGCTCGTGCTGGCGGGCTGGCTGCGCTATCTGCTGGGTGTGGACGATCAGGGCCAGCCGTTTGACCGCAGCCCCGACCCCATGCTCCCCTATCTGGACAACCTGCTCGAAGGCATTGAGCTGGGCGGTGAACCGGCTAAGGAAAAGCAGCTTTATCCGCTGCTGTCGAACAAGTCCATCTTTGGCGCGAACCTCTACGAAGTTGGTCTGGCCGACCGCGTGACCGACATGTTTGCCGAACTCACCCGCGGCCCGGGCGCGATTCGCACCACGTTAATCAAATATTGCGGCGAGTAA